One part of the Pseudopipra pipra isolate bDixPip1 chromosome 3, bDixPip1.hap1, whole genome shotgun sequence genome encodes these proteins:
- the LOC135411285 gene encoding cytochrome c oxidase assembly protein COX20, mitochondrial, which produces MAGEGDSEPRKSFKLLGFLDVQSVPCARESVLYGSLGSLVVGLGHFLATSRVRRSCDFAVGGFISTMLGYWFYCRYNLAQQRIRQRMLKEGMKNRMLFEGSYLDPEKKQTGNERSDS; this is translated from the exons ATGGCGGGCGAGGGCGACTCTGAGCCGAGGAAG TCCTTTAAACTCTTGGGATTTCTTGATGTTCAAAGTGTCCCATGTGCACGAGAATCTGTTCTCTATGGCTCCCTGGGGTCTTTAGTTGTGGGTCTTGGACATTTTTTAGCAACTA GTAGAGTTAGAAGATCTTGTGACTTTGCAGTTGGTGGCTTTATTTCCACAATGTTAGGATACTG GTTTTACTGCAGGTACAATTTGGCTCAACAAAGGATCCGGCAAAGAATGCTtaaagaaggaatgaaaaacaGAATGTTATTTGAAGGCAGTTATCTtgatccagaaaaaaaacaaactggcAATGAAAGAAGCGATTCATAG